One Verrucomicrobiota bacterium genomic window, AATTGCACTCTCGCGGCCCTGCGCGTATGCCTCATTTCGCTCAAGGCAAGTTTCTATCCGGATGCTTCCTGGCCGTGCATGCAGGAAAAATCCCAGCATGATCCAGGCATCCCGTTCCAAATGATCGTCAATCACCGGGCCAAATAAAAATACCGTGCTTTATCGAATTCTGACAGATTTTTCTTCTCCGGTTCAGTTGGCGTTGAGCGGATATAATTTTGCGGATTTGTTTAAAAGCGAGGGTCCACTTCCAAGGTTTCGATGTGCTGAAGTGAACGAAAGCGAGTCAATTATTTCGTTAATATCTCGGGCGACGGTGGGGTTCTAATTGCTTCGCGAACCTGTATCTCCACCAAATTCGGTTCGATCGTTTCCAGAACCAAATCTTTGGGAAAGGCCAGTTGCCCTGGGCGCAGTCTTATACGTTGGGTGCCTGACTCAAGTTTGAGGGGAACGCTGATTTCAATGTCGTTTCGGCGAACGAAGTAAAAGGAGCTTCGTACACCGCGGAAGGTAACCTCCACTTCTTTTGGAGAGATGGTGTCTACCTTCCATTCGGCCGGTAACTCACCATAAGTTACCGGTACTGAAAGCGTGCGGTAGGCGGTTTTCGATCCGTTCACCAATACAAACCATAAGGCCAGCGCCAAGCTTAGGGCTATCAGTTTATCGCGCCAGTTTTTCTTGAAATAGTATTCCCAGAGATTGCTTTCACGTTTGGGATTCACCGTGTGATAAAAGCTTTTCAGAAGCCTGGTCAGATGTCCTGCGTCACGGACTACTCGTATTTCCCCGTTACTTGCGACGGATATGGTGCCTCTCTCCTCCGAAACAATTAAACAAAGTGCATCGCAGAGTTCGCTTAGTCCCAAGGCAGCTGCGTGTCTGGTTCCGCTATTGCCCAGTTTTTTCAAGTTTTTGGAAAGCGGAAGGTGAGCGGAAAACCGGGCGATCAGATTTCCTTCGATTACTACCGCCCCATCATGGCCAATGGAATGTGAATCAAAAATACTTTTAAGTAGTCCCTCACTCAGTTTCCCGTTGCATTCCTGACCGCCACTCAAATGACGTACAATCAGGTCGCGTCCGCGAATAACAATGAGCGCCCCAATTTTTTCACGGGCGAGGTCTGCGAGAGTTCGGGCAAGAATCTCAATTTCTTCTATATTTAGGAGCGTTTTGTCTTTACGAAGAATCTTGTGGTTAAAGCTCCACGTTGCAATACGTTCGAAGAAATAGCGCAGCTCTTCCTGAAAAATGACCACCAAGGCGATGAGAATGACTGCGAAGAATTTTTCAAAGATAGCCGCGGTCAAATTCAGATTGAATTGGCGAGCCAAGAGATAAATGCCTGCGACTATCAGAATGCCGGTTAATACGGAAGCGGCCCTCGTTCGTTTTGACCACACCACCAATGTATAGATCAGCAGGGCCATAACAAAAATATCGAGTAAGCCGAAAAATCCGATTTCCTGAAAAAAATTGATAAGGTTGTTTATCACCATGGGGTTATCCTGATTGTTACTGTTATGATTTGGAAGCGGGCTGTCTGAAGGGATAGTAAGGTTCGTTCGTTGCTCGGATGCGGAAGCGTTTGAGCAGGCGAGTTACCATGGTTTCTTCCACCGCTGTCCATACTTTCGGAGCCACCTCTTCCCCAATATTAAAACTACCTCCCGCAATGACGCCGTGTCCACCTGCTTCATCCCGATTATCAAAAATATCTCTAAGAATGTTTCCCGCATTCATCGTTGGCTTTTCCAATCGGAGCGAAACGTACAGGCGGCCTTTAAAGCGGCCTGTGCAAAAGGACTTTTGCATGGTTTTGTAAGTTAAAAGAAAATCGGCAACGAGGGAAACGAGGTCCGGATTTTCAACGTCTCCCAAATGGGCCGTGATCAGTCCGGAACGGGCAACCGCATTTTGGATCCCTTTGCCCAGCGTGGAAAAAAACGGCGGGATCGGACTGGATTCTGGATCTGTGCCAAAGCCTTCATATCACAAAAGGGAACCACCTTCATATAGGTTTGAATAACATCGGGATGATTGGCGCGGTAAAGGTTCATCGTGTCAGAAATGATTCCATAGACCAATGCTGTGGCCAGCCGCCCAGGGATTTCAAGGCCTTTTAGTAACAATGCCTTGGCCACTATTACTGCCGTAGCGCCGCATTCGGTATCGACGATCGCGCAATCAGCATTCGGTTTTATATCAGAGTGATGTTGATCCAGTACGAGAGTGGCCTTCCGCTTTTTCGGGAAAGAATTATTTTCGAAAGCTGGCTGTGTGTCGACAAGAGCGGTATACGTGTAATTGATCAGATCTTGTGGCCTTAGCTTGTAGACTGGAAGCTTGAGTATTCTAGCCATCGTCCTGTTTTCCATGCGCCCGATTATCCCCTGGTAGACTATTCTGGCCGACATATCATATCCCTTTTCTACCAGGTACTTCAGTCCGTAGGCGCTGGCCAAGGCGTCGGGGTC contains:
- a CDS encoding DHH family phosphoesterase, with protein sequence MVTNSARKLLTFLDQNTGKISPLLILTHDYPDPDALASAYGLKYLVEKGYDMSARIVYQGIIGRMENRTMARILKLPVYKLRPQDLINYTYTALVDTQPAFENNSFPKKRKATLVLDQHHSDIKPNADCAIVDTECGATAVIVAKALLLKGLEIPGRLATALVYGIISDTMNLYRANHPDVIQTYMKVVPFCDMKALAQIQNPVRSRRFFPRWAKGSKMRLPVPD
- a CDS encoding diadenylate cyclase, which codes for MVINNLINFFQEIGFFGLLDIFVMALLIYTLVVWSKRTRAASVLTGILIVAGIYLLARQFNLNLTAAIFEKFFAVILIALVVIFQEELRYFFERIATWSFNHKILRKDKTLLNIEEIEILARTLADLAREKIGALIVIRGRDLIVRHLSGGQECNGKLSEGLLKSIFDSHSIGHDGAVVIEGNLIARFSAHLPLSKNLKKLGNSGTRHAAALGLSELCDALCLIVSEERGTISVASNGEIRVVRDAGHLTRLLKSFYHTVNPKRESNLWEYYFKKNWRDKLIALSLALALWFVLVNGSKTAYRTLSVPVTYGELPAEWKVDTISPKEVEVTFRGVRSSFYFVRRNDIEISVPLKLESGTQRIRLRPGQLAFPKDLVLETIEPNLVEIQVREAIRTPPSPEILTK